One segment of Castanea sativa cultivar Marrone di Chiusa Pesio chromosome 3, ASM4071231v1 DNA contains the following:
- the LOC142627740 gene encoding small ribosomal subunit protein uS19u-like, whose product MADVEADVAVAGQPPKKRTFKKFSFRGVDLDALLDMSTDDLVKLFTARARRRFQRGLKRKPMALIKKLRKAKREAPQGEKPEPVRTHLRNMIIVPEMIGSIIGVYNGKTFNQVEIKPEMIGHYLAEFSISYKPVKHGRPGIGATHSSRFIPLK is encoded by the exons ATG GCGGATGTGGAAGCTGATGTGGCGGTGGCTGGGCAGCCCCCAAAGAAGAGGACGTTCAAGAAGTTCAGCTTCAGAGGCGTCGACTTGGATGCTCTTCTCGACATGTCCACCGACGACCTCGTCAAGCTCTTCACTGCCAGAGCTCGCAGAAG GTTTCAGAGGGGTTTGAAGCGAAAGCCCATggctttgatcaagaaattgcGCAAAGCT AAAAGGGAGGCCCCACAAGGTGAGAAGCCTGAGCCAGTGAGAACCCACCTGAGAAACATGATTATTGTTCCTGAGATGATTGGCAGCATAATTGGAGTCTATAATGGCAAGACCTTCAATCAGGTTGAGATCAAGCCCGAAATGATTGGCCATTATCTTGCTGAATTCTCCATCTCTTACAAGCCCGTCAAGCACGGTAGGCCTGGTATTGGTGCTACCCACTCCTCCAGGTTCATTCCCCTCAAGTGA